The following coding sequences are from one Candidatus Borkfalkia ceftriaxoniphila window:
- the uppS gene encoding polyprenyl diphosphate synthase, with the protein MRNIRLPAHVAFIMDGNGRWAKKHFRPRGYGHKMGVQNMIKLCSHAFKLGVKIVTVYALSTENLSRPQEELDGIYDLFRSYFQKQKGKIQELGVRVNVMGDLTPLPEDVRGLLLETMRDTAVNAPNGLLNLCINYGARQEIIQAVNHAVAFGRFVDENSFKSLLYSAGMPDPDLIIRTGGEVRLSNFLLYQAAYTELYFSNKMWPEFSRRDLEKALVNYSQRDRRFGNVKKG; encoded by the coding sequence ATGAGAAATATCAGACTCCCCGCCCACGTCGCCTTCATCATGGACGGCAACGGCCGCTGGGCGAAAAAGCATTTCCGTCCCCGCGGATACGGGCATAAAATGGGCGTGCAGAACATGATCAAACTGTGTTCGCATGCGTTCAAACTGGGCGTGAAGATCGTCACGGTGTACGCCCTTTCCACCGAAAATCTCTCCCGTCCGCAGGAAGAACTCGACGGGATCTACGATCTTTTCCGTTCGTATTTTCAAAAGCAGAAGGGCAAAATCCAGGAGTTGGGCGTGCGCGTCAACGTGATGGGCGATCTGACGCCTCTCCCCGAGGACGTGCGCGGACTTTTGCTGGAAACTATGCGCGACACCGCGGTCAATGCACCCAACGGACTTTTAAATCTGTGCATCAATTACGGCGCGCGCCAGGAGATCATTCAGGCGGTCAATCATGCCGTGGCGTTCGGGCGTTTCGTGGACGAAAACAGTTTCAAATCGCTGTTGTATTCCGCGGGCATGCCCGATCCCGACCTCATCATCCGAACGGGCGGCGAGGTGCGGCTGAGTAATTTTTTACTCTATCAGGCGGCGTATACCGAGTTGTATTTTTCCAATAAAATGTGGCCTGAATTTTCCAGGCGAGATCTGGAAAAAGCGCTCGTCAATTATTCGCAGCGCGACAGAAGGTTCGGAAACGTAAAAAAGGGTTGA